In the genome of Cryptomeria japonica chromosome 8, Sugi_1.0, whole genome shotgun sequence, one region contains:
- the LOC131857756 gene encoding transmembrane 9 superfamily member 1-like — translation MMVIFRTGLVSMILLRTLRNDYAKYVQEDDDLESLERDVSEESGWKLVHGDVFRTSRSLLVLSALVGIEAQLATLVLLVILLAIIGMLYIGYVNLLFLRMFVDSCYTLSYCHLCLLNPFYLCLLNPFYLWPCNGWIQTEMASRDTAGV, via the exons ATGATGGTTATTTTTCGCACTGGTTTAGTATCAATGATCTTGCTGCGAACTCTGAGAAATGACTATGCAAAATATGTTCAAGAGGATGATGATTTAGAAAGTTTG GAGAGGGATGTTAGTGAAGAGTCAGGTTGGAAGCTTGTTCATGGAGATGTTTTTAGAACATCTAGAAGCTTGCTCGTGTTGTCAGCATTAGTGGGCATAGAAGCACAACTTGCTACGCTTGTGCTTCTTGTCATCCTACTGGCAATCATTGGCATGCTATACATTGGGTATGTGAATTTACTATTTTTGAGAATGTTTGTTGACAGCTGTTATACTTTGTCCTATTGCCATTTATGTTTGCTGAATCCTTTCTATTTATGTTTGTTGAATCCTTTCTATCTATGGCCTTGCAATGGTTGGATACAAACAGAAATGGCATCCAGGGATACCGCAGGAGTATAA